The window CACCGCGCCCATGCGTTGCTTGCAGCCCAAATTGGTGGACAATGGCAAAGAAAAAACGCTCCTATCAGGTTATATGAGACAATTGCAGCAATTTCTCATCACGATGACTTAGAAAAAGAGTGGGAAGAAAAGAATCTCACTCCAGCAGGCGCGCCAATGGACTTTACACTCGATCCGGAAACATCGTATGATGAATTACGCAAACATTTAGAAAAAGCATTGTATCGCGGGCGTTGGGTTGCATTGCTTAATTCAATGCATATGAATCGTTTACAAGAAGGTAAGCGTTCAGAATCATCTGAGGCTGCTAACTTTTTAGATGAGCAATTAAAGAACCAACAGCAGTGGTGTAAAGAATTAGGTATTTCTAAACAAGATGCAGATGATGCGTATGCATTTATGCAGTGGTGCGATCGCTTATCATTGATCCTTTGTCAAAGAGAACTTCCCGCCGATAATCGCGCATTAGAAATCAGTAAAGCACATGATGGACAGCGTTACGATATCATGCAACTTGATGATGGCTTTGTGACAGTAATGCCGTGGTGCTTTGAGGATAAGCGTTTTACAGTTAATGTAGAAGCCTCCGATCTCGATCAA of the Gloeocapsopsis sp. IPPAS B-1203 genome contains:
- a CDS encoding DUF3891 family protein; the encoded protein is MIVNPTRHGWEIIYHRAHALLAAQIGGQWQRKNAPIRLYETIAAISHHDDLEKEWEEKNLTPAGAPMDFTLDPETSYDELRKHLEKALYRGRWVALLNSMHMNRLQEGKRSESSEAANFLDEQLKNQQQWCKELGISKQDADDAYAFMQWCDRLSLILCQRELPADNRALEISKAHDGQRYDIMQLDDGFVTVMPWCFEDKRFTVNVEASDLDQVKFDDNASLVKALKSAPRRIIEWTFVKS